In Flavobacterium sp. N1736, the following are encoded in one genomic region:
- a CDS encoding DUF2252 domain-containing protein, whose amino-acid sequence MDKKHTDIIENLFDPEASKATRFENGVAIRKVTPRSVHQQWNPSENREDPIEILIKTNIGRLENLLPIRYSRMMESPFAFFRGAAAIMAADLAQTPNTGIHLQLCGDCHLMNFGGFATPERKLVFDINDFDETFPGPWEWDLKRLAASFAIAGRWRKFSNKNCKEFAWNVADSYKRHMLEYSKLSALQIWYADIDLAKLIELGADEEIKEFQQKRIKKASEYTAHEKEFAKMTYQDGYRARIKDDPPLIFHPTGEEGKRIIREAEIAHKHYIESLPDDKKVLLSRYKLHDLAMKVVGVGSVGTICGISLLMSATGEPIFLQFKEARQSVLESNLKIKNKYKHEGERIVMGQKLMQSASDMFLGWTNDDQNKFFYIRQLRDAKVKPVLEIMKARNMADYAKACGWALARAHARTGDPSLLSGYLGNSDEFANAIAKFSISYADQNDKDYNKMLQAIKEGRLPISAEI is encoded by the coding sequence ATGGACAAAAAACACACAGATATAATCGAAAACTTATTTGATCCGGAAGCATCAAAAGCAACACGTTTTGAAAATGGCGTTGCAATTAGAAAAGTTACGCCACGTTCTGTTCATCAACAATGGAATCCATCTGAGAATAGAGAAGATCCGATTGAAATTTTGATTAAAACAAATATTGGCAGACTTGAAAATTTGTTACCCATACGATATAGCCGAATGATGGAATCGCCATTTGCTTTTTTTCGTGGAGCAGCGGCGATTATGGCAGCAGATTTGGCACAAACACCAAATACCGGAATTCATCTTCAGCTTTGCGGTGATTGTCATTTGATGAATTTTGGCGGATTTGCAACTCCGGAACGCAAACTGGTCTTTGATATAAATGATTTTGATGAAACATTTCCCGGACCGTGGGAATGGGATTTAAAAAGACTTGCAGCGAGTTTTGCCATTGCCGGAAGATGGAGAAAATTTTCGAATAAAAACTGTAAAGAATTTGCATGGAATGTGGCAGATAGTTACAAAAGACATATGCTGGAATACAGTAAATTATCGGCACTTCAAATTTGGTATGCCGATATTGATCTGGCAAAACTTATAGAATTAGGAGCAGACGAAGAGATAAAAGAATTTCAGCAAAAGCGAATTAAAAAAGCATCAGAGTATACGGCTCATGAAAAAGAGTTTGCTAAAATGACCTATCAGGATGGATATCGAGCCAGAATAAAAGACGATCCGCCATTGATTTTTCATCCCACAGGAGAAGAAGGAAAACGAATAATACGAGAGGCAGAAATTGCACACAAACATTATATCGAGTCATTGCCGGATGATAAAAAGGTTTTATTAAGCAGGTATAAACTGCATGACCTTGCAATGAAAGTGGTAGGTGTAGGAAGTGTGGGCACAATTTGCGGAATAAGTTTATTAATGTCAGCAACGGGAGAACCTATTTTTTTGCAGTTTAAAGAAGCCAGACAAAGTGTATTAGAATCAAATTTGAAAATAAAAAACAAGTACAAACATGAGGGAGAACGAATTGTTATGGGGCAAAAGTTAATGCAATCAGCTTCGGATATGTTTTTAGGATGGACAAATGATGATCAGAATAAATTTTTTTACATCCGTCAGCTTCGTGATGCCAAAGTAAAACCCGTTCTCGAAATCATGAAAGCCAGAAATATGGCAGATTATGCAAAAGCCTGCGGATGGGCATTGGCAAGAGCACACGCTCGCACAGGAGATCCTTCGCTATTATCAGGTTATCTGGGAAACAGTGACGAATTTGCAAACGCAATTGCAAAATTTTCTATTTCATATGCAGATCAAAATGATAAAGATTATAATAAAATGTTGCAAGCAATAAAAGAAGGACGATTACCAATTTCGGCTGAAATATAA
- a CDS encoding DUF4136 domain-containing protein: MNKKITSLRIIPMFFLGLIYSCSPTVNVTSDYDHAANFSEYKTFAVYDLKAQEGQVNQLNVDRVTNAIRSEMIAKGFTESSTPDLKVNAVSILKNKQSVTANSDFYGYGGMYRPYGYWGGGAMMGGGTTTFNTYDYVDGSLVIDIVSTKTQKLVWQGIGNAQIDSKPDNPEEFIASSIKKILAGFPPGLAKK, translated from the coding sequence ATGAACAAGAAAATCACATCTCTTAGAATAATCCCAATGTTTTTTTTGGGTTTAATTTACAGTTGCTCGCCAACCGTAAATGTTACATCAGATTATGACCATGCAGCTAATTTTAGCGAATATAAAACCTTTGCGGTTTATGATTTAAAAGCGCAGGAAGGTCAGGTAAACCAATTAAATGTAGATCGTGTTACCAATGCAATTCGTTCTGAAATGATAGCAAAAGGTTTTACAGAAAGCAGTACACCTGACTTAAAAGTAAATGCAGTTTCGATATTGAAAAACAAACAATCGGTTACGGCAAATTCTGATTTTTATGGCTATGGCGGTATGTACCGTCCATACGGATATTGGGGTGGCGGAGCCATGATGGGCGGCGGAACCACAACATTTAATACGTACGATTATGTAGATGGTTCTTTGGTAATTGATATTGTTTCTACTAAAACACAAAAATTGGTTTGGCAAGGTATAGGTAATGCACAAATTGATAGTAAACCAGACAATCCTGAAGAATTCATTGCAAGCTCGATCAAAAAAATATTGGCAGGTTTTCCTCCTGGTTTAGCCAAAAAATAA
- a CDS encoding helix-turn-helix domain-containing protein, translated as MSANIFKHFPDLFMITKSFIFLAAPSAFLYVRTILFSCKIFKKYDWLHFLPFLLYFGLTIFVWIGNYINLRAIDYISLKVKNPFSMLSLTVWLLYAFCQTMMILNYDLKKFKENHFHRVKVLSWIRVYNLMTLFLFSTLFVHYFLTSQVNNLDFSCYILISTVLVFTVGWLYFKPQVFYDFNNEQNDDFRLVTHDSSVLKTKEIKNNLPLVKELTPDKKQEYLEKLDYIFSAKKLFLKKDFVIRDLSDETGISVHHLSNLINSEFNLHFQDYVNLKRIEYFKDKINDPEWKDLSLEGMAWGSGFKSRTTCFRAFIKHTGKSPSEYFKVIRINSEKASAYI; from the coding sequence TTGTCAGCCAACATATTTAAACATTTTCCGGATCTTTTTATGATCACAAAATCGTTTATTTTTTTGGCGGCACCATCGGCATTTCTTTATGTGAGAACCATTTTGTTCTCCTGTAAAATATTTAAAAAATACGACTGGCTTCATTTTTTACCATTTCTGCTTTATTTTGGGTTAACCATTTTTGTCTGGATCGGTAACTATATCAATCTTCGTGCAATTGATTATATCTCTCTCAAAGTAAAAAACCCGTTTTCGATGTTAAGTCTCACAGTTTGGCTGTTATACGCTTTTTGTCAAACGATGATGATTTTAAATTATGATTTGAAAAAATTTAAAGAAAATCATTTTCACAGAGTAAAAGTGTTAAGCTGGATACGGGTTTATAATTTGATGACCTTGTTTTTGTTCTCGACGCTTTTTGTGCATTATTTTTTGACCAGTCAGGTTAATAATCTTGATTTCTCCTGTTATATTTTAATTTCTACAGTGCTGGTTTTTACAGTTGGCTGGCTTTATTTTAAGCCTCAGGTTTTTTATGATTTTAATAATGAACAAAATGATGATTTTAGGTTAGTAACCCATGATTCATCAGTATTAAAAACAAAAGAGATTAAAAATAACCTGCCATTAGTAAAAGAATTAACACCCGATAAAAAACAGGAATATCTGGAAAAACTGGATTATATTTTTTCTGCCAAAAAACTCTTTTTGAAAAAAGATTTTGTGATTCGCGATTTATCAGATGAAACCGGAATATCCGTACATCATCTTTCTAATTTGATAAATTCAGAATTTAATCTTCATTTTCAGGATTATGTAAATTTAAAAAGAATCGAATATTTTAAAGATAAGATTAATGATCCTGAATGGAAAGATTTGTCGCTCGAAGGAATGGCCTGGGGATCTGGATTTAAATCAAGAACCACTTGTTTTAGAGCTTTTATAAAGCATACCGGTAAATCTCCTTCAGAATATTTTAAAGTAATTAGAATTAATTCTGAAAAAGCAAGTGCATATATTTAA
- a CDS encoding transporter, translating into MKTKFNIERQAVKSILTLFLLLIYFTGNAQLKGGHILGAMGLQSGTQTPENTLSLYVPGYFYTASCLRDANGDEALANPDLNMAITGVGASWVSNFKILGANYGATALVAFASNTIQGNNVNVNNSLAFTDTYIQPLQLGWHHKRADFVFSYQMYLPTGKFTAGASDNAGLGMFMNEFSAGTTLFFNDKKTFHFSALASYEINGKKKDTDIKTGDILSVEGGLGKTFYMMNTEKTAPKSIINAGLIYYLQYKVTSDKIPVPVIGIVEGKNDRVGGLGAEINYLHIGCMTSAGLRWIAEVNAVNRFQGNTFFVTLAHVFSLKKEQPQ; encoded by the coding sequence ATGAAAACGAAATTTAACATAGAAAGACAAGCAGTAAAATCAATCTTAACGTTATTCCTTTTATTGATTTATTTTACAGGAAATGCGCAGCTCAAAGGCGGACATATTCTGGGCGCAATGGGTTTACAATCCGGAACGCAGACTCCTGAAAACACTTTAAGTCTGTATGTTCCCGGATATTTTTATACCGCATCCTGTTTAAGAGATGCCAATGGCGACGAAGCTTTGGCAAATCCGGATTTAAATATGGCTATTACCGGAGTTGGCGCTTCATGGGTAAGCAATTTTAAAATATTGGGCGCTAATTATGGCGCAACCGCTTTGGTTGCTTTTGCATCAAATACCATTCAGGGAAATAATGTAAACGTCAATAATTCTTTGGCATTTACAGATACTTATATTCAGCCGCTGCAATTAGGATGGCATCATAAAAGAGCCGATTTTGTTTTTAGTTATCAAATGTATCTGCCAACCGGTAAATTTACTGCGGGTGCTTCTGATAATGCAGGTTTAGGAATGTTTATGAATGAGTTTTCTGCCGGAACAACCTTATTCTTCAATGATAAAAAAACGTTTCATTTTTCTGCTTTAGCATCCTATGAAATTAACGGAAAAAAGAAAGATACCGATATTAAAACCGGAGATATTTTAAGTGTCGAAGGTGGTTTAGGAAAAACATTTTACATGATGAATACTGAAAAAACAGCGCCAAAATCAATTATTAATGCAGGGCTAATTTATTATTTGCAATATAAAGTAACAAGCGATAAAATACCTGTACCTGTAATTGGAATTGTTGAAGGCAAAAATGACAGGGTTGGAGGTTTGGGTGCCGAGATAAATTATTTACATATTGGTTGTATGACTTCAGCAGGATTACGCTGGATTGCTGAGGTAAATGCTGTAAACAGATTTCAGGGAAACACTTTTTTTGTAACACTTGCACATGTTTTTAGTTTGAAAAAAGAACAGCCGCAATAG
- a CDS encoding BamA/TamA family outer membrane protein — translation MKNTKLFLKNIGINVFFLLSFNLMMGQKPHISVKDSLDGAFDLSDYIIYAHGFIVIPTVITEPALGGIGGAIVPVFLKKHAPVIDDNGKKRFVNPDITGGIGMYTGNKSWMVGAFRSSSLIKERILYRIMGGYGDMNLSFYENLPNGNDKEFKLNFKSYAFYTQWLKQFRNPKWSAGPQYLFLNSDINLPEVDLPSFATLKDIKSTVSQFGGAIQFDGRDNIFTPDKGIRLQSDFFWADNAIGSDYDAWRVNLSAIGYYPVTKKLIGGLRIEGEQAFGKPPFYLLPGINLRGIPAARYQGKTSIVTEAEFRWDVYRRWSLMAYGGLASAFNDWDQAFAKPVVYSYGSGFRYLLARKFKLRMGVDVAKGPEDWAYYIVFGSNWMR, via the coding sequence ATGAAAAACACAAAACTTTTCCTGAAAAATATAGGTATTAATGTTTTCTTTCTTTTGTCATTTAATCTAATGATGGGACAAAAGCCTCATATTAGTGTAAAAGATTCTCTTGACGGAGCATTCGATTTAAGCGATTATATTATTTATGCACACGGTTTTATTGTAATTCCAACGGTTATAACCGAGCCTGCTTTGGGTGGAATTGGAGGTGCGATTGTTCCCGTTTTTCTAAAAAAACATGCGCCGGTAATTGATGATAACGGTAAAAAAAGATTTGTAAATCCTGATATTACGGGAGGAATTGGAATGTATACCGGAAATAAAAGCTGGATGGTGGGCGCGTTTCGTTCCAGCAGTTTAATAAAAGAAAGAATTTTATATCGAATAATGGGTGGTTATGGTGATATGAATTTATCATTTTATGAAAATCTGCCTAACGGAAACGATAAAGAATTTAAACTCAATTTTAAATCATACGCCTTTTATACACAATGGTTAAAACAATTTCGAAACCCGAAATGGAGTGCTGGTCCGCAATATCTTTTTCTAAATTCAGATATTAATCTTCCTGAAGTTGATCTTCCTTCTTTCGCCACATTAAAAGACATAAAAAGTACCGTGAGTCAGTTTGGTGGAGCGATCCAGTTTGACGGACGCGATAATATTTTTACACCAGATAAAGGTATCAGATTACAATCGGATTTCTTTTGGGCAGATAATGCGATAGGAAGTGATTATGATGCCTGGCGTGTAAATTTGTCTGCAATTGGATATTATCCCGTAACTAAAAAATTAATTGGCGGACTCCGAATTGAAGGAGAACAAGCCTTTGGAAAACCGCCTTTTTATCTCTTGCCGGGAATTAATTTAAGAGGAATTCCAGCAGCAAGATATCAGGGAAAAACAAGTATAGTAACCGAAGCCGAATTTAGATGGGATGTGTACCGAAGATGGAGTTTAATGGCTTACGGCGGTCTGGCAAGTGCTTTTAACGATTGGGATCAGGCATTTGCAAAACCAGTCGTATATAGTTACGGTTCAGGTTTCAGGTATTTACTGGCACGAAAATTCAAACTCAGAATGGGTGTTGACGTAGCAAAAGGTCCCGAAGATTGGGCTTATTATATTGTTTTTGGAAGTAATTGGATGCGATAA
- a CDS encoding CPBP family intramembrane glutamic endopeptidase has product MEAQPFTTKQKIFNFPLIKIILALIVTMALVIIGQQVIGKLLGLTSLDRNYRNLIKGIFVSALAITGYILFFKYYEKRKVTELATNNLAKNLIVGILIGVILQSLTILVIYINGGFNIVAVNPVSFIIIPLTVAFTAAILEEILIRGILFRVLEEKLGSYNALIISAIIFGALHLANPSATLVSALCVAIEAGILLGAAFMYSRNLWFPIAIHFAWNFMQSGVFGAITSGNEKTESLLVTKTVGSVWITGGEFGPEGSFQAIIFCSIASVILLFLCQKGNKIVKPYWKNK; this is encoded by the coding sequence ATGGAAGCTCAGCCTTTTACTACAAAACAAAAAATATTTAATTTCCCGTTAATCAAGATCATTCTTGCATTAATTGTCACAATGGCTTTGGTCATTATCGGACAACAAGTTATAGGCAAACTGTTAGGTTTAACGTCTCTTGATCGCAATTACCGAAATCTTATTAAAGGGATTTTCGTGTCAGCTCTGGCGATTACCGGATATATTCTTTTTTTTAAATACTACGAAAAAAGAAAGGTAACTGAATTAGCAACAAACAATCTTGCCAAAAATTTAATCGTCGGAATTTTGATTGGCGTTATTTTACAATCGCTTACTATTTTAGTTATTTATATAAATGGCGGTTTTAATATTGTTGCTGTAAATCCTGTTTCATTCATCATTATTCCGCTTACGGTAGCTTTTACAGCTGCTATTCTCGAAGAAATTTTAATTCGCGGTATTCTTTTCCGGGTTTTAGAAGAAAAACTAGGAAGTTATAATGCTTTGATTATTTCGGCTATTATTTTTGGTGCTCTGCATTTGGCAAATCCAAGCGCAACATTAGTTTCTGCATTGTGTGTTGCCATTGAAGCAGGTATATTACTCGGCGCCGCTTTTATGTACAGCCGAAATTTATGGTTTCCTATCGCGATTCATTTTGCATGGAATTTTATGCAATCTGGTGTTTTTGGCGCGATAACATCAGGAAATGAAAAAACAGAGAGTTTATTGGTTACCAAAACCGTAGGTTCTGTATGGATTACCGGAGGAGAATTTGGTCCTGAAGGCAGTTTTCAGGCAATCATATTTTGTTCTATAGCCTCAGTGATATTACTTTTTTTATGTCAGAAAGGAAACAAGATTGTGAAACCTTATTGGAAGAATAAATAA
- a CDS encoding helix-turn-helix transcriptional regulator: MYELQKEKYLGNTKKIFNNTQGIAVVETEYQDKVYEGWHSHNNAHITLFLKGGTSEKRKSFSETVGPGSLLFYHSDELHLNHDTLFPSKNINIELEENLLKELQISEGILEKSVQNTTLTKFLILKIFKESLVADAFSSDTITMLFAQLTHSGSHLERFEKSPFWVKSLNELLNDCWNENPNLQDLAQVLNLNPITISKHFPKYFGCTLGEYMRRIKINRSLSLIESNKINLTEISFQCGFADQSHFIRTFKNQTGFLPKQFQKL; the protein is encoded by the coding sequence ATGTACGAACTGCAAAAAGAAAAATACTTAGGCAATACCAAAAAAATATTCAACAATACGCAAGGAATTGCTGTTGTAGAAACGGAGTATCAAGATAAGGTTTATGAAGGCTGGCATTCGCATAATAATGCGCATATTACACTTTTTCTAAAAGGCGGAACTTCAGAAAAACGAAAAAGCTTTAGTGAAACTGTGGGTCCGGGTTCGTTATTATTTTACCACAGCGACGAATTACATTTAAATCACGACACGCTTTTTCCGTCTAAAAACATCAATATCGAACTTGAAGAAAATCTTTTAAAAGAACTTCAGATAAGCGAAGGTATACTCGAAAAATCGGTTCAAAATACTACGCTTACTAAATTTTTAATTCTGAAAATTTTTAAGGAATCTCTCGTTGCCGATGCTTTTTCGAGCGATACGATCACGATGCTTTTTGCACAATTAACACATTCCGGTTCACACTTGGAACGCTTTGAAAAAAGTCCTTTTTGGGTAAAAAGCTTAAACGAATTATTGAACGATTGCTGGAATGAGAATCCGAATTTGCAGGATTTGGCGCAGGTTTTAAACCTAAATCCAATCACGATATCGAAACATTTTCCTAAATATTTTGGCTGTACTTTGGGCGAATACATGCGAAGAATTAAAATAAATCGTTCGCTTTCGCTGATAGAATCCAATAAAATAAATCTGACCGAAATTAGTTTCCAATGTGGTTTTGCAGACCAAAGTCATTTTATAAGAACATTTAAAAATCAAACAGGATTTTTACCCAAACAGTTTCAAAAATTATAA
- a CDS encoding aminopeptidase C: protein MYKITLKSVFVASAFLVGVSSSFAQDVLVNSLKLNASDKSKENFKFTEQINLGTTSVKTQGSSGTCWSYSTNSFLESEMIRLGKQPVELSQIYSARNVYVEKGINYVRMHGAVTLGDGGALHDVINMYKKYGTVPREVYTGLNYGTDKNKFGEMAAIIEGVLTAVVKNPNGELTPNWQKAYAAVIDSYLGKVPDNFIYKGKNYTPQSFAKEVVGINPDDYIEMSSFTTAPYYQKTTMMVPDNWSFDQVYNVKVNDMTDVIDNALKKGYTVAWATDVSEKSFSWKNGVAYVPQKKFDDMTVEEKADMFNGPKPEPEITPEMRQAAFDNYTTTDDHGMHIIGLAKDQTGREYYIVKNSWGETNDYKGFLFVTKNFVKYKTTALMVNKGGIPTEIAKKLGV, encoded by the coding sequence ATGTATAAAATTACGTTGAAATCAGTTTTCGTTGCATCGGCTTTTTTAGTTGGTGTAAGCAGCTCTTTTGCACAAGACGTTTTGGTTAACTCACTAAAGTTAAATGCAAGTGATAAAAGTAAAGAGAACTTTAAATTCACAGAACAAATTAATTTGGGAACAACTTCGGTAAAAACGCAAGGTTCATCAGGAACATGCTGGAGTTATTCTACAAACTCATTTTTAGAGTCAGAAATGATTCGTTTAGGAAAACAGCCTGTAGAATTGTCTCAAATTTACTCTGCAAGAAACGTTTATGTAGAAAAAGGAATTAATTATGTGCGTATGCATGGCGCAGTTACTTTGGGTGACGGAGGTGCATTGCATGACGTAATTAATATGTACAAAAAATACGGAACCGTACCAAGGGAAGTTTACACAGGATTAAACTACGGAACAGATAAAAATAAATTTGGCGAAATGGCCGCTATTATCGAAGGTGTTTTGACTGCTGTGGTGAAGAATCCAAATGGTGAATTAACACCAAACTGGCAAAAAGCTTATGCAGCCGTTATCGATTCTTATTTAGGAAAAGTGCCGGATAACTTCATCTATAAAGGAAAAAATTACACGCCACAATCGTTTGCTAAAGAAGTAGTAGGAATTAATCCTGACGATTATATCGAAATGTCATCTTTTACAACGGCTCCATATTACCAAAAAACAACCATGATGGTACCGGACAACTGGTCATTCGATCAGGTTTACAACGTAAAAGTAAACGACATGACAGATGTTATCGACAATGCTTTGAAAAAAGGATATACTGTAGCGTGGGCAACTGACGTAAGCGAGAAAAGCTTTAGCTGGAAAAATGGTGTAGCTTATGTTCCGCAAAAGAAATTCGATGACATGACCGTCGAAGAAAAAGCAGACATGTTTAACGGACCAAAACCAGAACCGGAAATTACTCCGGAAATGCGTCAGGCTGCGTTTGACAACTACACAACAACAGACGACCACGGAATGCACATTATTGGTCTTGCAAAAGATCAAACCGGAAGAGAATATTACATCGTAAAAAATTCTTGGGGAGAAACAAACGACTACAAAGGTTTCTTATTCGTAACCAAAAATTTCGTAAAATATAAAACGACTGCTTTAATGGTGAATAAGGGTGGAATTCCTACTGAGATTGCTAAGAAGTTGGGGGTTTAA
- the acpS gene encoding holo-ACP synthase: MIISIGCDIVEHSLIKKLKWNSNAQLQKRCFSQKEIDLYNTHKKSNFIPGRFAVKEAVLKCLGIGMEDGLSLKDIQTLQSKNGQPFIELFGEVKKRSDNLGITSWHVSISHTKKNSIAYVIAEKIK; the protein is encoded by the coding sequence ATGATAATTAGTATTGGCTGTGATATTGTTGAGCATTCCTTAATAAAAAAACTGAAATGGAATTCGAATGCGCAATTACAAAAAAGATGTTTCTCTCAAAAAGAAATAGATTTATACAATACTCACAAAAAATCAAATTTTATTCCTGGAAGATTCGCTGTAAAAGAAGCAGTATTAAAATGTTTAGGAATAGGCATGGAAGATGGACTTTCATTAAAAGATATTCAAACTTTACAATCAAAAAATGGTCAACCATTCATTGAATTATTTGGAGAGGTGAAAAAAAGATCCGACAATCTTGGAATAACTTCTTGGCATGTTAGTATTAGCCACACCAAAAAAAATTCAATTGCATATGTAATAGCCGAAAAAATCAAATGA
- a CDS encoding nucleotide pyrophosphohydrolase: MKKNIVFFDSNFEEHEQLLREYTVNFVSLKVDARFKTKVSINGTQIGDIIDDNSEEADSYRFHDVFHYTFATMLGWSPCTRAMMKRKRKSIFTVDEFEDGARATITEEAISLLIFNKAKQKDFFKNQTKISSSLLKQIKELTSTFEVAKRSKKEWECAILKGYSLFNDLVKNNGGNIHFNMIEKTAIYELSL, encoded by the coding sequence ATGAAAAAGAATATAGTTTTTTTCGATTCAAATTTTGAAGAGCATGAACAGCTTCTAAGAGAATATACTGTGAATTTTGTTTCATTAAAAGTTGATGCAAGATTTAAAACTAAGGTATCAATCAATGGAACTCAAATTGGTGATATTATTGACGACAACTCTGAAGAAGCTGATTCGTATAGATTTCATGATGTCTTTCATTACACGTTTGCAACTATGTTAGGATGGTCTCCATGTACAAGAGCAATGATGAAAAGAAAAAGGAAAAGCATATTTACTGTTGACGAATTTGAAGATGGAGCTAGAGCAACAATTACGGAAGAAGCAATTTCTCTACTTATATTTAATAAAGCTAAACAAAAAGATTTTTTCAAAAATCAAACTAAAATCAGTTCTTCTCTATTAAAACAAATTAAGGAATTGACATCTACTTTCGAAGTAGCTAAACGAAGTAAGAAAGAATGGGAATGTGCAATATTAAAAGGATATTCATTATTCAATGACTTAGTAAAAAACAATGGCGGAAATATACATTTCAACATGATAGAAAAGACTGCTATTTATGAGTTAAGTTTATAA
- a CDS encoding dCTP deaminase domain-containing protein, with product MAFVGNKKLIKILEATDVIVPYKEANIKNAAYELSLGNQVFQTDSKPRTVKTLSKDEKIYISPGQFALLLTEETVKVPQDKIAFISIKAGIKFKGLVNVSGFHVDPGFEGKLLFSVYNAGPAVIILSSGEKYFPIWFADISKTDDYKGKHEHQEKIPNEPVEALSQNELASPNVLSSRIDTLKDHLTKIEWVGLAILTLVIGINVKFWTDHNNMEKAVEFGYNNKAIEISSDSMYKKMESKIIDLNVKIDSLNKTIKRLKNP from the coding sequence ATGGCATTTGTAGGTAACAAAAAATTAATAAAAATTCTTGAGGCAACAGATGTAATTGTACCTTATAAGGAAGCAAATATAAAAAATGCTGCCTATGAATTATCATTAGGTAATCAAGTATTTCAGACAGATAGTAAACCAAGGACAGTAAAAACGCTGAGTAAGGATGAAAAAATATATATTTCTCCTGGACAATTTGCTTTGCTTCTTACAGAAGAAACAGTAAAAGTCCCCCAAGATAAAATTGCCTTCATTTCAATAAAGGCAGGAATTAAATTTAAAGGTCTTGTAAATGTTTCGGGATTTCATGTAGATCCTGGATTTGAAGGTAAGTTATTATTTTCTGTTTATAATGCTGGACCCGCTGTTATAATTTTAAGTAGTGGAGAAAAATATTTTCCTATTTGGTTTGCGGATATTAGTAAGACAGATGATTACAAAGGAAAGCATGAACATCAAGAAAAAATACCTAATGAACCTGTTGAAGCATTGAGTCAAAATGAATTAGCTTCACCAAATGTACTTAGTTCTAGAATTGATACCTTAAAAGATCATTTAACAAAAATAGAATGGGTTGGTCTTGCAATTTTAACTCTTGTAATTGGTATTAATGTCAAATTTTGGACTGATCATAACAACATGGAAAAAGCAGTTGAGTTTGGTTATAATAATAAGGCAATTGAAATTAGTTCTGATTCTATGTATAAAAAAATGGAATCTAAGATTATCGATCTAAATGTTAAAATTGATAGTTTAAATAAAACAATTAAACGTCTCAAAAATCCATAA